One genomic segment of Gossypium arboreum isolate Shixiya-1 chromosome 3, ASM2569848v2, whole genome shotgun sequence includes these proteins:
- the LOC108457058 gene encoding putative RNA polymerase II subunit B1 CTD phosphatase RPAP2 homolog: MNKGSSSMAKDQSISVSEAVHKIQLHLLDGIRDEKQLISSGSLISRSDYEDVITERSISNTCGYPLCQNPLPSEPRRRGRYRISLKEHRVYDLQETSRFCLADCLINSRAFAGSLQEERCSVLNHAKLNAILSLFDDVDLNDKDLGKNGDLGFSNLKIKENEEIKAGEISSVGPSNAIEGYVPQRELVSKPSSSKNSKNGVFDSSSSKLGDIKGDYFVNNEIDFTSAVIMNNEYTTSKNPGSLRQSQRTKPSSMKDVINEMDFTSEIIMNDEYTVSKTPPGSRQGSSGSKLEKTEGKGVCKDFEEKCMRSESSSALTKEDSGIVQMPSTKCVDQSGLDTINAEAEKETHSDKAMASSGVVLKSSLKPAGAKKLNRSVTWADKKNVDSARKGSLCEVKEMDAQKGDSENIGRAEDGDADDKMLRFASAEACAMALSKAAAAAAVASGDSDVNDAVSEAGLIILPHPLEADKEEKVENIDTLEADPEPEEGPVKWPTKPGIPRSDFFDPEDSWFDAPPEGFSLTLSTFATMWNALFEWITSSSLAYIYGRDETFHEEYLSVNGREYPQKIVLRDGRSSEIKETLAGCISRALPAIVTALRLPIPISTLEQGMGRLLDTMSFVEALPAFRMKQWQVLVLLLIDALSVCRIPALTPHMTNGRMLLHKVLDGAQISLEEYEVMKDLIIPLGRAPHFSAQSGA; this comes from the exons ATGAATAAAGGTTCATCATCAATGGCGAAAGATCAGTCAATCTCAGTTTCAGAAGCAGTACACAAGATTCAACTCCATCTCCTTGACGGAATCCGAGACGAGAAACAACTAATCTCCTCTGGTTCCTTAATTTCTCGAAGCGACTATGAGGATGTCATAACCGAGAGGTCGATTTCCAACACTTGCGGTTACCCTCTCTGCCAAAACCCTTTACCTTCCGAACCCCGTCGAAGAGGCCGTTATCGAATCTCTTTGAAAGAGCACCGAGTTTACGATTTACAAGAAACCAGCCGCTTTTGCCTCGCCGATTGCCTGATTAATAGCCGAGCTTTCGCTGGGAGTTTACAAGAAGAGAGGTGTTCCGTTTTGAATCATGCGAAACTTAATGCGATTTTGAGTTTATTTGATGACGTGGATTTGAACGATAAGGATTTGGGGAAGAATGGGGATTTAGGGTTTTCGAATTTGAAGATTAAAGAAAATGAGGAAATAAAAGCTGGGGAAATTTCTTCGGTGGGTCCTTCCAATGCTATTGAAGGCTATGTTCCACAAAGAGAATTGGTTTCTAAGCCTTCATCTTCTAAGAACAGCAAAAATGGAG TGTTTGATTCTAGCAGTTCCAAGCTGGGTGATATCAAAGGAGATTATTTTGTCAATAATGAGATAGATTTTACTAGTGCCGTAATTATGAACAATGAATACACCACTTCTAAGAATCCCGGTAGTCTTAGACAGAGTCAAAGAACGAAGCCGAGTAGTATGAAAGATGTGATTAATGAGATGGACTTTACTAGTGAAATAATCATGAATGATGAATATACTGTTTCCAAGACACCCCCGGGGTCAAGACAGGGTTCTTCTGGTTCGAAATTGGAAAAAACAGAAGGGAAAGGAGTTTGTAAAGACTTCGAAGAAAAATGTATGAGATCAGAATCCTCCTCTGCTTTGACGAAAGAGGATTCTGGCATTGTACAAATGCCTTCAACTAAATGTGTCGATCAGAGTGGTTTGGATACAATTAATGCTGAAGCAGAGAAGGAAACCCATTCTGACAAGGCCATGGCATCAAGTGGGGTTGTGCTTAAATCCTCTCTTAAACCTGCTGGAGCAAAGAAACTTAATCGCTCAGTTACTTGGGCTGATAAAAAAAATGTTGATAGTGCTCGGAAAGGGAGTCTTTGTGAAGTTAAAGAAATGGATGCACAGAAAGGAGATTCTGAAAATATTGGCAGAGCAGAAGATGGTGATGCTGATGATAAAATGTTACGATTTGCATCCGCAGAAGCTTGTGCTATGGCTTTGAGCAAGGCAGCGGCAGCGGCAGCTGTGGCATCTGGAGATTCTGATGTCAATGATGCtg TTTCTGAAGCTGGGCTGATCATATTGCCACATCCACTTGAGGCGGACAAGGAGGAGAAAGTGGAGAATATTGATACCCTTGAAGCAGATCCTGAACCAGAAGAAGGCCCTGTAAAGTGGCCAACAAAACCTGGGATTCCACGCTCTGATTTTTTTGACCCAGAGGACTCGTGGTTTGATGCTCCCCCTGAGGGTTTCAGTTTAACT CTGTCAACTTTTGCAACAATGTGGAATGCGCTTTTTGAATGGATAACATCATCTTCTTTGGCTTATATATATGGGAGAGATGAAACTTTCCATGAAGAGTACCTGTCAGTTAATGGGAGGGAGTATCCGCAGAAGATTGTCTTACGAGATGGTCGTTCTTCTGAAATTAAAGAAACTCTTGCTGGTTGTATTTCTCGTGCTTTACCTGCTATTGTTACTGCTCTCAGACTGCCTATACCGATATCTACTTTGGAGCAGGGAATG GGCCGCCTGCTAGATACAATGTCTTTTGTGGAAGCACTTCCAGCATTCAGAATGAAACAGTGGCAAGTACTTGTTCTTCTATTAATTGACGCCCTTTCAGTTTGTAGAATACCAGCCCTCACTCCACACATGACTAATGGGAGGATGCTTCTTCACAAG GTGCTGGATGGTGCCCAGATAAGTTTGGAAGAATATGAGGTTATGAAGGATCTAATAATACCACTTGGCCGAGCACCTCACTTTTCTGCACAGAGTGGAGCTTGA
- the LOC108457059 gene encoding early nodulin-like protein 2: MGFERYLASVLIMIMLSFITSAQGYKFYVGGRDGWVVSPSENYNHWAERNRFQVNDTLFFKYKKGSDSVLLVTREDYFSCNTNNPIQSLTEGDSLFTFDRSGPFFFITGNTDNCKKGQKLIVVVMAVRHKPQQQPPSPSPSSAVTTAPVSPPTLPIPETNPPVESPKSSEAPSDAVEPSPPEHRSGSFKLVCSTWLVFGFGIWVSMALGLENVVCFWC; encoded by the exons ATGGGGTTCGAAAGGTATCTTGCTAGTGTGTTGATAATGATAATGCTGTCTTTTATCACTTCAGCACAGGGTTATAAGTTCTATGTTGGTGGTAGAGATGGTTGGGTTGTTAGTCCTTCTGAGAACTACAATCATTGGGCTGAAAGGAATAGATTCCAAGTCAATGATACTCTCT TTTTCAAGTACAAGAAAGGGTCAGACTCGGTGCTGTTGGTAACAAGAGAAGATTACTTCTCATGCAACACCAATAACCCAATTCAGTCTTTAACAGAAGGTGATTCACTCTTTACATTTGATCGGTCGGGTCCCTTCTTTTTCATCACCGGTAACACTGATAATTGCAAGAAAGGGCAAAAGCTCATCGTCGTGGTCATGGCTGTAAGACACAAACCCCAGCAACAACCTCCTTCACCTTCTCCCTCATCTGCTGTGACAACAGCGCCGGTTTCTCCACCAACATTACCCATTCCTGAGACTAACCCTCCTGTAGAGTCACCAAAGAGCAGTGAGGCTCCATCTGATGCTGTGGAACCATCTCCGCCGGAGCACAGATCGGGTTCATTCAAACTAGTATGTTCTACCTGGCTGGTGTTCGGTTTCGGCATTTGGGTCAGCATGGCCTTGGGGCTCGAAAATGTAGTTTGTTTTTGGTGCTGA
- the LOC108455647 gene encoding uncharacterized protein LOC108455647: MVLLGESYYVERTAKQTSEILKRRGKSSEPEEGLVELREEDEEENTTELIFYCQGVPHHAAYSSDECHLEQGCPTFSEENKLMGAPEDDEYARIMSRLEELEKELAAKSYGDNEKWDTNAAESDGEEDEQSKVVF; the protein is encoded by the exons ATG GTTCTACTGGGAGAAAGCTACTATGTAGAAAGAACAGCTAAACAAACTAGTGAAATTCTAAAGAGAAGGGGAAAGTCATCGGAACCTGAA GAAGGCCTGGTGGAGCTCAGAGAAGAGGATGAAGAGGAAAATACCACCGAACTG ATCTTTTATTGCCAAGGTGTTCCTCATCATGCAGCCTACTCATCTGATGAAT GTCATTTGGAGCAAGGATGTCCTACTTTTTCTGAAGAAAACAAATTAATGGGTGCACCTGAGGATGATGAATATGCTCGTATAATGTCGAGGttggaagaacttgagaaagaaCTTGCAGCTAAAAGTTATGGAGATAATGAAAAGTGGGATACTAATGCAGCCGAAAgtgatggtgaagaagatgagcagagTAAAGTTGTTTTTTAA